In Nocardioides marinus, one DNA window encodes the following:
- the bluB gene encoding 5,6-dimethylbenzimidazole synthase — protein sequence MRADPAPGVAEDARRFYDLVARRRDVRAEFTGEPLDEGTLLRVLDAAHRAPSVGMSQPWDFVVVRDRCVLEGFAQHVAAERAAYAAGLRREERERFAAIKVEGVRESGLGVVVTYDPTRGGAQVLGRRTVDDTGLFSAVLAVQNLWLAATAEGLGVGWVSFYREKVLAGLVDLPAHVRPIAWLCLGRVSTLRTVPDLERHGWRRRRPLAAAVHHETYDHHRAPRERQEDH from the coding sequence GTGAGGGCCGACCCGGCCCCCGGGGTCGCAGAGGACGCCCGCAGGTTCTACGACCTGGTCGCCCGCCGGCGCGACGTCCGCGCGGAGTTCACCGGCGAGCCCCTGGACGAGGGGACCCTGCTGCGGGTGCTCGACGCAGCCCATCGGGCGCCGAGCGTGGGGATGAGCCAGCCCTGGGACTTCGTCGTCGTCCGCGACCGGTGCGTCCTGGAGGGGTTCGCCCAGCACGTCGCCGCCGAGCGGGCGGCGTACGCCGCTGGCCTGCGGCGCGAGGAGCGCGAGCGGTTCGCGGCGATCAAGGTCGAGGGGGTCCGGGAGAGCGGGCTGGGGGTGGTGGTGACCTACGACCCCACGCGGGGCGGCGCGCAGGTGCTCGGTCGGCGCACGGTCGACGACACCGGGCTGTTCTCGGCGGTCCTCGCGGTCCAGAACCTCTGGCTGGCCGCGACCGCCGAGGGCCTGGGCGTGGGGTGGGTGTCGTTCTACCGGGAGAAGGTGCTGGCCGGGCTCGTGGACCTGCCGGCGCACGTGCGTCCCATCGCCTGGTTGTGCCTGGGCCGGGTCAGCACCCTGCGGACCGTGCCGGACCTCGAGCGGCACGGGTGGCGCCGCCGGCGACCACTGGCCGCGGCCGTCCACCACGAGACCTACGACCACCACCGCGCCCCGCGCGAGCGACAGGAGGACCACTGA
- the cobO gene encoding cob(I)yrinic acid a,c-diamide adenosyltransferase, with amino-acid sequence MPQGRPLTVPDDGLTTAQRRHLPLLMVHTGDGKGKSTAAFGLALRAWNQGWDVGVFQFVKSATWRIGEQTVLERLGELHEQTGEGGPVSWHKMGAGWSWRRKAGAETDHAADAAEGWAEVKRAIAEERHDLYVLDEFTYPMEWGWVDVDDVVRTLQERPGRQYVVVTGRRAHPDLVAAADLVTEMTKVKHQMDRGQKGQRGIEW; translated from the coding sequence ATGCCCCAGGGCAGGCCGCTGACCGTCCCGGACGACGGGCTCACCACCGCCCAGCGACGGCACCTGCCGCTGCTGATGGTGCACACCGGCGACGGGAAGGGGAAGTCGACCGCCGCGTTCGGGCTGGCGCTGCGGGCGTGGAACCAGGGGTGGGACGTGGGGGTCTTCCAGTTCGTGAAGTCCGCGACCTGGCGCATCGGGGAGCAGACGGTGCTGGAGAGGCTCGGCGAGCTGCACGAGCAGACGGGCGAGGGCGGACCGGTCAGCTGGCACAAGATGGGCGCCGGCTGGTCGTGGCGCCGCAAGGCCGGCGCCGAGACCGACCACGCGGCCGACGCGGCCGAGGGCTGGGCCGAGGTCAAGCGGGCGATCGCCGAGGAGCGGCACGACCTGTACGTCCTCGACGAGTTCACCTACCCCATGGAGTGGGGCTGGGTCGACGTGGACGACGTGGTGCGGACCCTGCAGGAGCGACCCGGACGGCAGTACGTCGTGGTCACCGGTCGCCGGGCCCACCCCGACCTGGTCGCGGCGGCCGACCTGGTCACGGAGATGACCAAGGTCAAGCACCAGATGGACCGCGGGCAGAAGGGGCAGCGGGGGATCGAGTGGTGA
- a CDS encoding cobyrinate a,c-diamide synthase produces the protein MSAGGRRLPRLVVAAPSTGQGKTTIATGLMAALRRRGHTVSAHKVGPDYIDPGYHALATGRPGRNLDPHLVGEERVVPLLLHGARGADVALAEGVMGLFDGRVGGAGFASTAHVAALTRTPVLLVVDCARASRSVGAVVHGMATYDPSVHVVGVVLNQVGSPRHAAEVESSVRLPVVGRLPREASVATPSRHLGLVPAVERGMSAEALDPLVDLVERHVDLEAVLDLAATAPDLDAEPWSPPTSPPGDGARPLVAVAGGRAFTFRYAETEELLDAAGCDTVVLDPLQDRSLPAGTAGLYLGGGFPEVHAADLSLNRSLVAEVRGAVADGLPTVAECAGLLYLCRSLDRVPMVGAVPADAAMTERLTLRYPEAVAASDSLLTRAGERVTGHEFHRTHVTPVAGDGSRPRAGLGPAWLVDGAPTGFAGPTLHASYLHTHWAGHPQLAARFAAAVHRG, from the coding sequence GTGAGCGCCGGCGGGCGACGGCTGCCGCGTCTGGTGGTCGCGGCACCCTCCACCGGCCAGGGCAAGACGACGATCGCCACGGGACTGATGGCTGCGCTGCGCCGGCGCGGGCACACGGTCTCGGCCCACAAGGTGGGCCCGGACTACATCGACCCCGGCTACCACGCCCTGGCCACCGGGCGCCCCGGCCGCAACCTCGACCCGCACCTGGTCGGGGAGGAGCGCGTCGTCCCCCTGCTCCTGCACGGTGCCCGCGGCGCCGACGTCGCCCTGGCGGAGGGCGTCATGGGTCTGTTCGACGGCCGCGTCGGAGGGGCCGGCTTCGCGTCCACCGCCCACGTCGCCGCGCTCACCAGGACGCCGGTGCTGCTGGTCGTCGACTGCGCCCGCGCCTCCAGATCGGTGGGTGCGGTGGTGCACGGGATGGCGACCTACGACCCCTCGGTGCACGTGGTCGGCGTCGTCCTCAACCAGGTCGGCTCCCCGCGCCACGCCGCGGAGGTGGAGTCCTCGGTGCGGCTGCCGGTGGTGGGGCGTTTGCCGCGGGAGGCCTCGGTGGCCACCCCGTCACGACACCTCGGCCTGGTGCCCGCCGTCGAACGCGGCATGTCGGCCGAGGCCTTGGACCCGCTGGTCGACCTCGTCGAGAGGCACGTCGACCTCGAGGCCGTGCTCGACCTGGCCGCCACCGCCCCCGACCTCGACGCCGAGCCGTGGAGTCCCCCGACCAGCCCGCCGGGGGACGGGGCGCGACCGCTCGTCGCCGTCGCGGGCGGGCGCGCCTTCACCTTCCGCTACGCCGAGACCGAGGAGCTGCTGGATGCGGCCGGTTGCGACACGGTGGTCCTGGACCCGCTCCAGGACCGGTCGCTGCCCGCGGGCACGGCCGGCCTCTACCTCGGCGGCGGGTTCCCCGAGGTGCACGCCGCCGACCTCTCGCTCAACCGCAGCCTCGTCGCGGAGGTCCGCGGGGCCGTCGCCGACGGGCTCCCCACGGTGGCGGAGTGCGCGGGTCTGCTCTACCTGTGCCGCAGCCTGGACCGGGTGCCGATGGTCGGGGCGGTCCCCGCCGACGCGGCGATGACCGAGCGGCTCACGCTGCGCTACCCCGAGGCCGTCGCCGCCTCGGACTCCCTGCTGACCCGCGCCGGGGAGCGGGTCACCGGTCACGAGTTCCACCGCACCCACGTCACGCCCGTTGCCGGGGACGGCAGCCGGCCGCGTGCGGGTCTGGGACCCGCCTGGCTGGTCGACGGCGCGCCGACCGGGTTCGCCGGGCCGACGCTGCACGCGTCGTACCTGCACACCCACTGGGCCGGCCACCCTCAGCTGGCCGCGCGCTTCGCCGCCGCGGTGCACCGTGGCTGA
- the cobC gene encoding Rv2231c family pyridoxal phosphate-dependent protein CobC, whose product MAEHRAAGPTSAQLLHHGDAEVRGSGLLDLAVNVHPHGPPAFLREALEASVADVAAYPDAGPAERALATHHGRFPEEVLATAGATEAFTLLARLRPWRCPVVVHPQFTEPHAALVQAGHEVRTVLLSPGDTLGSASVPEEADLVVLGNPTNPTGTLHPRAEVAALVRPGRLVVVDEAFMDALPGEPESWVGRRHDGLVVVRSLTKSWAVPGVRAGYLVGDPVTVSALRAVRPPWTFSAAASATVHAVTSARGLREQRRRARELQQWRVDLQDLLLSCGVPFVPSVAPFVLARPGVGAHEHLREQGIAVRRCDTFPGLGPEWVRVAARPRAVLAPLGDVLAGLSPGGCPAASAPPPGRDPRRARRG is encoded by the coding sequence GTGGCTGAGCACCGGGCGGCCGGGCCCACCTCGGCGCAGCTCCTCCACCACGGTGACGCCGAGGTGCGCGGCTCCGGACTCCTCGACCTGGCGGTCAACGTCCACCCCCACGGTCCGCCGGCGTTCCTCCGGGAGGCGCTCGAGGCCTCGGTCGCCGACGTCGCGGCCTACCCCGATGCCGGCCCGGCCGAGCGTGCCCTGGCGACCCACCACGGCCGGTTTCCCGAGGAGGTGCTGGCAACGGCCGGGGCGACCGAGGCGTTCACCCTCCTGGCGCGCCTGCGCCCCTGGCGGTGCCCCGTCGTGGTCCACCCGCAGTTCACCGAGCCCCACGCCGCCCTGGTGCAGGCCGGGCACGAGGTGAGGACCGTGCTGCTGAGCCCGGGGGACACGCTCGGCTCGGCGTCGGTCCCGGAGGAGGCCGACCTGGTGGTGCTGGGCAACCCGACCAACCCCACCGGCACCCTGCACCCCCGGGCGGAGGTGGCCGCCCTGGTGCGCCCGGGCCGTCTCGTGGTGGTCGACGAGGCGTTCATGGACGCACTGCCCGGGGAGCCCGAGTCGTGGGTGGGTAGGCGCCACGACGGCCTCGTGGTGGTCCGGAGCCTGACCAAGAGCTGGGCGGTGCCAGGAGTGCGTGCGGGCTACCTCGTGGGCGACCCGGTCACGGTCTCGGCCCTACGGGCGGTCCGCCCGCCGTGGACGTTCTCCGCGGCGGCGTCGGCGACCGTGCACGCGGTCACCTCCGCACGGGGGCTGCGCGAGCAGCGGCGGCGTGCGCGGGAGCTGCAGCAGTGGCGGGTCGACCTGCAGGACCTGTTGCTCTCGTGCGGTGTGCCGTTCGTGCCGTCGGTGGCGCCGTTCGTGCTGGCACGACCCGGCGTCGGTGCCCACGAGCACCTGCGCGAGCAGGGGATCGCGGTGCGCCGGTGCGACACCTTCCCCGGTCTCGGGCCGGAGTGGGTCCGGGTGGCCGCACGGCCCCGCGCCGTCCTGGCCCCCCTCGGCGACGTGCTGGCGGGCCTCAGTCCAGGGGGGTGCCCCGCAGCGAGCGCACCGCCACCAGGCCGTGACCCACGGCGGGCGCGGCGAGGATGA